A window from Strix uralensis isolate ZFMK-TIS-50842 chromosome 15, bStrUra1, whole genome shotgun sequence encodes these proteins:
- the SMIM38 gene encoding small integral membrane protein 38 has protein sequence MHYIIRSPRVFFFTLPHYSSLNMESVLLMILLVVIILIRFILWSCLSAYIDFKLSRRFPDTRKED, from the coding sequence ATGCATTATATAATTAGATCTCccagagtattttttttcacattaccTCATTATTCTAGCTTAAATATGGAATCAGTTCTTTTGATGATTTTACTGGTTGTGATTATATTAATACGATTCATTTTGTGGTCCTGCCTTAGTGCTTATATAGATTTTAAACTGTCCCGAAGGTTTCCCGACACAAGAAAAGAGGACTGA